One Streptomyces sp. R28 DNA window includes the following coding sequences:
- a CDS encoding tyrosinase cofactor, producing MAVSADGVSVGAVQGAGTPVSGEPERRTRREAARMLLASAAVALTPVLAASRPSQSADGQQESDTPFDETYRGRRIQGTPLPFENLSALGAEWRVTVDGRPLHLMRRADGTWLSMLDHYSWYRTPLEATRAAVDELGPRRRLLDLAPGPFHGGHLHMEAEHGVRA from the coding sequence ATGGCCGTCAGTGCAGACGGAGTGTCGGTGGGTGCGGTACAGGGGGCGGGCACCCCGGTGAGCGGCGAGCCGGAGCGGCGGACACGGCGGGAGGCGGCGCGGATGCTGCTCGCCTCCGCCGCCGTGGCGCTCACGCCGGTGCTCGCCGCGTCCCGGCCCTCGCAGTCCGCGGATGGGCAGCAGGAGAGCGACACCCCCTTCGACGAGACCTACCGCGGCCGCCGTATCCAGGGCACCCCGCTTCCCTTCGAGAACCTCAGCGCCCTCGGCGCCGAATGGCGCGTCACCGTGGACGGCCGCCCGCTGCACCTGATGCGCCGCGCCGACGGCACCTGGCTGAGCATGCTCGACCACTACAGCTGGTACCGGACCCCGCTGGAGGCGACCCGCGCGGCCGTCGACGAACTCGGGCCCCGCAGGCGGCTGCTCGACCTGGCCCCCGGCCCGTTCCACGGCGGGCACCTGCACATGGAGGCGGAGCATGGTGTACGTGCGTAA
- a CDS encoding exopolysaccharide biosynthesis polyprenyl glycosylphosphotransferase, translating into MTADSTVASPAGQQPAPEGAGSFLGPRDLAAGRRALAGRGALRRPRRVSGAFLGLADGGAALLGALVVPAPHRYPLVFVLLALGVIGLNRRASLYDTSVVPGVFDELPAVCGRIAVGWAAVVALSPLRSLSMTVLVVAIAVHCVAACAGRAAVHGGRRRALRRRPCPALVVGPASAARRVAAALLRQPDCGVRPVGVVADERELLGDIGDEPGLPVLTTAQDARRAVVQNGVETVLVVGAATRVEQAAVLRGLAAYGCVLWELDADSPWYGLGGCREGTGAGHLAGFSRRLLWPRGGRRRDSVGKRVLDVVLSGSLLVLAGPVLLVCAVVLRVVDGPGVVFRQERIGKDGRPFTMLKLRTHRPASAHEAATRWSVANEQDMSRFCHFLRRTSLDELLQLWNVFRGDMSLVGPRPERPYFVAKFSQAHPGYPARHRMRTGITGLAQIHGLRGDTSIEDRCRYDNAYIDNWSLWQDVCILLRTAAQFVRPTGS; encoded by the coding sequence ATGACCGCGGACAGCACCGTTGCCTCGCCCGCGGGGCAGCAGCCGGCGCCCGAGGGCGCCGGCTCCTTTCTCGGCCCGCGCGACCTCGCCGCCGGGCGCCGGGCGCTCGCCGGCCGGGGTGCCCTGCGCCGTCCGCGGCGGGTCTCCGGGGCGTTCCTGGGGCTCGCCGACGGCGGCGCCGCCCTGCTGGGAGCCCTGGTCGTACCCGCGCCGCACAGGTACCCGCTGGTCTTCGTGCTGCTGGCCCTCGGTGTGATCGGTCTGAACCGGCGGGCCTCGTTGTACGACACCTCTGTCGTCCCCGGCGTGTTCGACGAACTCCCGGCCGTCTGTGGCCGGATCGCCGTCGGCTGGGCGGCTGTCGTGGCGCTTTCCCCGCTGCGGTCGCTGTCGATGACCGTGCTGGTCGTCGCCATCGCCGTGCACTGCGTGGCGGCCTGCGCGGGCCGTGCGGCGGTGCACGGCGGGCGGCGCCGGGCACTGCGGCGCCGGCCCTGTCCCGCCCTGGTTGTCGGGCCGGCCTCGGCCGCCCGGCGGGTCGCGGCCGCGTTGCTGCGCCAACCGGACTGCGGGGTACGGCCGGTAGGTGTCGTGGCCGACGAACGGGAACTCCTCGGTGACATCGGCGACGAGCCCGGTCTGCCGGTGCTCACCACGGCGCAGGACGCGCGCCGGGCGGTCGTCCAGAACGGTGTGGAGACGGTGCTCGTCGTAGGTGCCGCGACCCGGGTGGAGCAGGCCGCTGTGCTGCGGGGGCTGGCCGCGTACGGATGCGTGCTGTGGGAGCTGGACGCCGACTCCCCCTGGTACGGACTCGGCGGGTGCCGCGAGGGCACGGGGGCGGGGCATCTGGCCGGGTTCTCGCGCAGGTTGCTGTGGCCGAGGGGCGGGCGGCGGCGCGACAGCGTGGGCAAGCGGGTGCTCGACGTGGTGCTCTCGGGCTCGCTGCTGGTGCTGGCCGGCCCGGTGCTGCTGGTGTGCGCGGTCGTGCTGCGGGTCGTGGACGGGCCGGGCGTGGTGTTCCGGCAGGAGCGGATCGGCAAGGACGGGCGGCCGTTCACGATGCTGAAGCTGCGCACCCACCGGCCCGCCAGCGCGCACGAGGCGGCGACGCGCTGGAGCGTGGCGAACGAGCAGGACATGAGCCGCTTCTGCCACTTCCTGCGCCGCACCTCGCTGGACGAGCTGTTGCAGCTGTGGAACGTCTTCCGCGGTGACATGAGCCTGGTCGGCCCCAGGCCCGAACGGCCTTACTTCGTCGCCAAGTTCAGCCAGGCCCATCCGGGCTATCCGGCCCGCCACCGGATGCGGACCGGGATCACCGGGCTCGCCCAGATCCACGGGCTGCGCGGTGACACCTCGATCGAGGA
- a CDS encoding vitamin K epoxide reductase family protein: MVTPNPAPGARRSAGGGRAFALLLVLTGAAGLLASWVITLDKFKLLQDPDFTPGCSLNPVVSCGSVMKSDQAEAFGFPNPMLGLVAYGIVICVGMSLLAGAAFPRWYWLTFEAGCLFGIGFVSWLQFESLYRINALCLWCCLAWLATILLFWYVTSFLVRNAFLPAPGPVKAFFAEFTWVLPLLHIGIVGMLILTRWWDFWTS, translated from the coding sequence GTGGTGACCCCGAACCCGGCCCCGGGCGCGCGGCGGTCCGCGGGCGGCGGCCGGGCGTTCGCCCTGCTGCTGGTGCTCACCGGGGCAGCCGGACTGCTGGCCTCCTGGGTCATCACCCTCGACAAGTTCAAGCTGCTTCAGGACCCGGACTTCACCCCGGGCTGCAGCCTGAACCCGGTGGTGTCCTGCGGCAGCGTGATGAAGAGCGACCAGGCCGAGGCCTTCGGGTTCCCCAACCCGATGCTGGGTCTGGTGGCCTACGGCATCGTGATCTGCGTCGGCATGAGCCTGCTGGCCGGGGCCGCCTTCCCGCGCTGGTACTGGCTGACCTTCGAGGCCGGATGCCTCTTCGGGATCGGGTTCGTCTCCTGGCTGCAGTTCGAGTCCCTGTACCGGATCAACGCGCTGTGCCTGTGGTGCTGCCTGGCCTGGCTCGCGACGATCCTGCTGTTCTGGTACGTCACCTCCTTCCTCGTACGCAACGCCTTCCTGCCCGCGCCGGGTCCGGTGAAGGCCTTCTTCGCGGAGTTCACCTGGGTACTTCCGCTGCTGCACATCGGGATCGTCGGGATGCTGATCCTGACCCGTTGGTGGGACTTCTGGACGAGTTGA
- a CDS encoding DUF2087 domain-containing protein encodes MATDPTEQLVRLFAEESRVRAFAAVALGAGSSEQVARAAGLSPKETAVALLRLREQGVVTAGGDGELSVAYGLFKEYAREAAQRENDSVAAGSPAAGDEPTDLVLRTFVRDGRLVRLPGRWTRKKLVLGYIAEQTFEPGVEYPERTVNEKLRAWCEDSDDIDHVALRRYLVDLHHLRRSEGIYRRPAEAAHTGDADIA; translated from the coding sequence ATGGCTACCGATCCGACGGAACAACTGGTCCGGCTGTTCGCCGAGGAGAGCCGGGTCCGGGCCTTCGCCGCCGTGGCGCTGGGCGCGGGGAGCAGCGAGCAGGTCGCCCGGGCGGCGGGGCTGTCCCCGAAGGAGACGGCCGTGGCCCTGCTCCGGCTGCGGGAGCAGGGCGTGGTGACGGCGGGGGGCGACGGCGAACTGAGCGTCGCGTACGGCCTGTTCAAGGAGTACGCGCGGGAGGCGGCCCAGCGGGAGAACGACTCCGTGGCCGCCGGGAGCCCCGCCGCCGGGGACGAGCCGACCGACCTGGTCCTGCGGACCTTCGTCCGGGACGGGCGGCTGGTCCGGCTGCCCGGGCGGTGGACCCGCAAGAAGCTGGTGCTGGGCTACATCGCCGAGCAGACCTTCGAGCCGGGCGTCGAGTACCCGGAGCGGACCGTCAACGAGAAGCTGCGCGCCTGGTGCGAGGACAGTGACGACATCGACCATGTGGCGCTCCGGCGCTATCTGGTGGACCTGCACCATCTGCGCCGGAGCGAGGGCATCTACCGGCGGCCGGCCGAGGCCGCGCACACCGGGGACGCCGACATCGCCTGA
- a CDS encoding tyrosinase family protein — MVYVRKNVSKLTRTERRRFVEALLEIKRSGEYDEFVRLHIEHFVGDGDRGLRAAHMTPSFLPWHRQFVLDLEGALQRVDSSVTVPYWDWTRDRSITSVPWTDDLLGGTGRPVDRQVMTGPFAYRTGNWTITESITNVEFLTRNLGRPRDPIDLPTRDDLNWALKDPVYDVAPWDSTVTKGFRNKMEGWGNGRVVWRNHNRVHRWVGGVMLGGASVNDPVFWLVHAFVDMQWQRWQRRHRKHRYLPAKPPGRSSAQYGRIVARHERLPPWDVTPDEVEDMSTIYRYV, encoded by the coding sequence ATGGTGTACGTGCGTAAGAACGTCAGCAAGCTGACGCGCACCGAGAGGCGGCGGTTCGTCGAGGCGCTGCTCGAAATCAAACGCAGTGGTGAGTACGACGAGTTCGTACGGCTGCACATCGAGCACTTCGTCGGCGACGGCGACCGAGGCCTGCGCGCCGCCCATATGACGCCCTCCTTCCTGCCCTGGCACCGTCAGTTCGTGCTGGACCTGGAGGGTGCCCTGCAGCGTGTCGACTCCTCCGTGACGGTGCCGTACTGGGACTGGACCCGGGACCGTTCGATCACCTCGGTGCCGTGGACCGACGATCTGCTCGGCGGCACCGGGCGGCCCGTGGACCGGCAGGTGATGACCGGGCCGTTCGCCTACCGGACGGGCAACTGGACCATTACGGAGAGCATCACCAACGTCGAGTTCCTCACCCGGAACCTGGGCCGCCCCCGCGATCCGATCGACCTGCCCACCCGGGACGACCTGAACTGGGCGCTGAAGGACCCTGTCTATGACGTCGCCCCATGGGACTCGACGGTCACCAAGGGCTTCCGCAACAAGATGGAGGGGTGGGGCAACGGCAGGGTCGTATGGCGCAACCACAACCGGGTGCATCGCTGGGTCGGGGGCGTCATGCTCGGCGGCGCGTCCGTCAACGACCCCGTCTTCTGGCTGGTCCACGCCTTCGTGGACATGCAGTGGCAACGCTGGCAGCGGCGCCACCGCAAACACCGCTACCTGCCGGCGAAGCCGCCCGGTCGCAGCAGCGCGCAGTACGGCCGGATCGTCGCCCGGCACGAGCGGCTGCCGCCGTGGGACGTGACTCCGGACGAGGTGGAGGACATGTCCACGATCTACCGCTACGTCTGA
- a CDS encoding NAD-dependent epimerase/dehydratase family protein: MPPRLLVTGAGGFIGGHVVAALRESQTVTPSRIRLLLRDPGSPPPGGGPGAGAPAEVVRADLADPASLRGVCDGVDVVLHCASHIGDDERLTRTVNDHGTHALVEEATRAGATRVVYVSTAAVYGRGPFTGALPGELPLAPVSPTSRSRAAAERHVLDAGGVVLRPHLVLGAGDRWVVPGMAGLLGLLSASLKDCTARHSVVDVRALGRAVVAAGLSDRDLAGAHHVNHPEPVTCSELLDTLADRLGLRLPGAPVDIDEARTRLAGKPRALHHLGILAADHWFADDGFWGGFGAGAGAGFGTGPGAGFAQSLAEHASWYREFVDR; this comes from the coding sequence TTGCCACCACGCTTACTCGTCACCGGTGCCGGCGGCTTCATCGGAGGTCATGTCGTCGCGGCCCTCCGGGAGTCGCAGACCGTGACGCCGTCCCGGATCCGGCTCCTGCTGCGCGACCCCGGGAGCCCCCCACCGGGCGGCGGCCCCGGCGCCGGTGCCCCGGCGGAGGTCGTACGCGCGGACCTCGCCGACCCGGCATCCCTGCGGGGCGTCTGCGACGGCGTCGACGTCGTACTGCACTGCGCCTCCCACATCGGCGACGACGAACGCCTCACCCGGACCGTCAACGACCACGGCACCCACGCCCTCGTCGAGGAGGCGACGCGCGCCGGCGCGACCCGTGTCGTCTACGTGAGTACGGCGGCCGTATACGGCCGGGGCCCCTTCACCGGCGCGCTTCCCGGCGAGTTGCCGCTCGCACCGGTCTCGCCGACCAGCCGTTCCCGCGCCGCCGCCGAGCGGCATGTACTGGACGCCGGAGGGGTCGTGCTGCGCCCGCACCTCGTGCTCGGGGCGGGCGACCGATGGGTGGTGCCGGGAATGGCCGGCCTGCTGGGGCTGCTGTCGGCCAGCCTGAAGGACTGCACCGCCCGGCACTCCGTCGTCGACGTAAGGGCGTTGGGGCGTGCGGTGGTCGCCGCCGGGCTGTCGGACCGGGATCTGGCGGGCGCGCATCACGTCAACCACCCGGAACCGGTGACCTGTTCGGAACTGCTGGACACGCTGGCCGACCGGCTCGGCCTGCGTCTGCCGGGCGCACCCGTGGACATCGACGAGGCCCGGACCCGTCTCGCCGGGAAGCCGCGCGCGCTGCACCACCTCGGCATACTCGCCGCGGACCACTGGTTCGCGGACGACGGGTTCTGGGGCGGTTTCGGTGCCGGTGCCGGTGCCGGTTTCGGTACCGGTCCAGGAGCGGGGTTCGCGCAGAGCCTTGCCGAACACGCGTCGTGGTACCGGGAGTTCGTGGACCGCTGA
- a CDS encoding beta-glucanase, with translation MTTDSVTSTPTATADRSLIWSEEFSTPIAWGAKWVGDRTSAYRYCDHNPDDNKLDLLTPGCVTVSGGMATFTATPSDHTLENGRQAWHTGLLTTEYSDEGFRVRTGDYVETRVKLPSRTGAWPALWTWKDGENEVDTFEYHPDNPHLLELSNQVNCGSTYYTDADAIAPDRWVTLGTCYGARSVEWYVNGSCVHSDGSGVGADWSAYLILNLSVCAGEYHPAPCGPAPITFGVDHLRVHREAARW, from the coding sequence ATGACCACCGACAGCGTCACGTCCACACCGACCGCGACCGCCGACAGGTCGCTCATCTGGTCGGAGGAGTTCAGCACGCCGATCGCCTGGGGCGCCAAATGGGTCGGCGACAGAACGAGCGCCTACCGCTACTGCGATCACAACCCGGACGACAACAAGCTCGACCTGCTCACCCCCGGCTGCGTGACCGTCTCGGGCGGCATGGCCACCTTCACCGCCACACCGTCCGACCACACCCTGGAGAACGGCCGGCAGGCCTGGCACACCGGCCTGCTCACCACCGAGTACTCCGACGAGGGCTTCCGGGTGAGGACCGGCGACTACGTCGAGACCCGCGTCAAACTGCCCTCCCGGACCGGGGCCTGGCCGGCGCTGTGGACCTGGAAGGACGGCGAGAACGAGGTCGACACCTTCGAGTACCACCCGGACAACCCGCACCTGCTGGAGCTGTCCAACCAGGTCAACTGCGGTTCGACGTACTACACCGACGCGGACGCGATCGCCCCGGACAGGTGGGTGACCCTCGGCACCTGCTACGGCGCGCGTTCCGTCGAGTGGTACGTCAACGGCTCGTGCGTCCACTCCGACGGCTCCGGCGTCGGTGCCGACTGGTCGGCGTATCTGATCCTGAACCTGTCGGTGTGCGCCGGCGAGTACCATCCCGCGCCCTGCGGCCCGGCCCCGATCACCTTCGGCGTCGACCACCTCCGCGTCCACCGCGAGGCAGCGCGGTGGTGA
- a CDS encoding D-2-hydroxyacid dehydrogenase family protein has product MRLRCAVLDDFQNVATQVADFSPLADDVEVVPFTTHFPGEDALAAALVDFDIVVTLRERVPFPASLIARLPRLKLLIASGMRNSVIDYAAAEAHGVTVCGTASSSTPPVELTWALLLGLARGIVEESNALRSGGAWQNTVGADLHGRRLGLLGLGKIGSRVAQVGLAFGMHVSAWSQNLTKEYADEVGVQLAVSKEELLADSDFVSVHLALSDRTRGLLGAPELALLKPTAYLVNTSRAAIVDQDALLTALREGRIAGAGVDVFDVEPLPADHPMRSAPRLLATPHLGYVSQANYATYYGQAVEDIQAYLAGSPVRRLP; this is encoded by the coding sequence GTGCGGCTGCGCTGTGCTGTGCTCGACGACTTCCAGAACGTGGCGACCCAGGTCGCCGACTTCTCGCCCCTCGCGGACGACGTGGAGGTCGTCCCCTTCACGACCCACTTCCCCGGCGAGGACGCCCTCGCCGCGGCCCTCGTCGACTTCGACATCGTCGTCACGCTGCGGGAACGCGTCCCCTTCCCCGCTTCCCTGATCGCCCGTCTCCCGCGGCTGAAGCTGCTGATCGCCTCCGGCATGCGCAACTCGGTCATCGACTACGCCGCCGCCGAGGCGCACGGCGTCACCGTCTGCGGCACGGCAAGCTCCTCGACCCCGCCCGTCGAACTCACCTGGGCCCTGCTGCTCGGCCTGGCCCGCGGGATCGTCGAGGAGAGCAACGCCCTGCGCTCCGGCGGCGCCTGGCAGAACACGGTCGGCGCCGACCTGCACGGCCGCCGCCTCGGGCTGCTCGGCCTGGGCAAGATCGGCAGCCGGGTGGCTCAGGTCGGCCTCGCCTTCGGCATGCACGTCAGCGCCTGGAGCCAGAACCTCACCAAGGAGTACGCGGACGAAGTGGGCGTCCAACTGGCCGTATCCAAGGAGGAGTTGCTCGCCGACAGTGACTTCGTCTCCGTACACCTGGCCCTGAGCGACCGCACCCGAGGCCTGCTCGGCGCCCCCGAGCTCGCCCTGCTCAAGCCGACGGCGTACCTGGTCAACACCTCACGCGCGGCGATCGTCGACCAGGACGCCCTGCTCACCGCCCTGCGCGAGGGGCGCATCGCCGGCGCCGGGGTCGACGTCTTCGACGTTGAGCCTCTCCCCGCCGACCACCCGATGCGCTCGGCCCCCCGCCTGCTCGCCACTCCCCACCTGGGCTATGTCTCGCAGGCCAACTACGCGACGTACTACGGCCAGGCGGTCGAGGACATCCAGGCGTACCTGGCGGGTTCACCGGTACGACGGCTGCCCTGA
- a CDS encoding glycosyltransferase family 4 protein, translating into MRSSVPHILHVAQPVEGGVARVVTDLVAAQLAAGLRVTLAWPQSGTPTDALRGPACTVLRWDATRSPGRRLPGEVGRLARLVREVRPDLVHAHSAKAGLAARLAVHGRLPTVFQPHAWSFEAADGVVAHLARGWERFGARWATRVLCVSEAERRTGERCGIAAAWRVVPNGVDTHRFRPEGDRARSGTGPLVVCVGRLCRQKGQDVLLAAWPEVVRRVPGARLVLVGDGPDADRLRSGAPASVEFAGATCDPAPWYRAADVVVLPSRWEGMALAPLEAMACGRPVVVTDVDGARESLPPGRPPSCLVPPEDPGALARALTELLRDEPLRTALGAQGRAHVLLAHDLRHATDAVTDVYRELLGVATTPVVPNEGRKCIAS; encoded by the coding sequence ATGCGCAGTTCCGTGCCGCACATTCTGCATGTCGCACAGCCCGTCGAGGGCGGAGTCGCGCGGGTCGTGACCGACCTGGTGGCGGCGCAGCTCGCCGCCGGGCTGCGCGTGACGTTGGCCTGGCCGCAGAGCGGCACGCCGACGGACGCCCTGCGCGGTCCGGCCTGCACCGTGCTCCGCTGGGACGCGACCCGCTCTCCGGGGCGTCGACTCCCGGGCGAGGTAGGGCGGTTGGCGCGACTGGTGCGCGAGGTGCGGCCGGACCTGGTGCACGCGCACAGCGCGAAGGCAGGGCTCGCGGCCCGGCTCGCGGTGCACGGCCGCCTTCCTACCGTCTTTCAGCCGCACGCCTGGTCGTTCGAGGCCGCGGACGGCGTCGTGGCGCACCTGGCGCGCGGCTGGGAGCGGTTCGGGGCGCGGTGGGCGACGCGCGTTCTGTGCGTGAGCGAGGCCGAGCGGCGTACCGGGGAGCGGTGTGGGATCGCCGCCGCATGGCGGGTGGTCCCCAACGGTGTGGACACCCACAGGTTCCGGCCGGAGGGTGACAGAGCACGGTCCGGGACGGGGCCGCTCGTCGTCTGCGTGGGCCGGCTGTGCCGTCAGAAGGGGCAGGACGTGCTCCTGGCGGCGTGGCCCGAAGTGGTGCGGCGAGTGCCTGGCGCGCGGCTGGTGCTGGTCGGCGACGGCCCGGACGCGGACCGGCTGCGCTCGGGTGCGCCCGCGTCGGTGGAGTTCGCCGGCGCGACCTGCGACCCCGCCCCCTGGTACCGGGCCGCCGACGTCGTGGTCCTGCCGTCCCGCTGGGAGGGCATGGCGCTCGCCCCGCTGGAGGCCATGGCGTGCGGTCGGCCGGTCGTCGTCACGGACGTGGACGGAGCGCGCGAGAGCCTTCCGCCCGGCCGTCCGCCGTCCTGCCTGGTGCCGCCGGAGGACCCCGGCGCGCTGGCCCGGGCGCTCACGGAGCTGCTGCGGGACGAACCGCTGCGCACGGCGCTGGGCGCACAGGGCCGGGCACATGTGCTGCTCGCCCACGACCTGCGGCACGCCACGGATGCGGTGACCGACGTGTACCGCGAGTTGCTCGGCGTCGCCACCACACCGGTCGTACCCAACGAGGGCAGGAAGTGCATCGCCTCATGA